In Leptospira congkakensis, one DNA window encodes the following:
- a CDS encoding LIC10486 family protein — MSELSSKADQLKKQADLIGLTREAVFTDEQAKEVLQGKITDGYLVKIKIDLDSLNGMVLILVSSIRKHVMELYAVVGTSPTFRRIRTFADHVQISTDLGDIGKSGGYDPAISENIGRAVHRAFTKEKLEELLPLWQKKDPSHITEILEMPLLAATKGRNIKLQAEVDKLSTAKFRYENPMKGVILPIPKPEDETPSAKDASVPGVSTEPTRGELSPLDRQIAQYRTAFPKELNMKTVISPINGVEFDNLIEGMEILFRVPTETPEGLTNAQILGLIDEEGKISKEPVVGKFLGIAGNKTEYHIFAEGPNQYLLHSIEEHPVKVAIPKPTGMTGGANKGSAAQGAKKKAGNAAAQESKSSGANLFMLMGAFVTIVLFGVLIFVMVIL; from the coding sequence ATGTCCGAATTAAGTTCAAAAGCAGACCAACTCAAAAAACAAGCAGACCTAATTGGTCTGACCCGAGAAGCCGTGTTTACGGACGAACAAGCCAAAGAAGTTTTACAAGGTAAAATCACAGATGGTTATCTTGTGAAAATCAAAATCGACTTGGACAGTTTGAACGGAATGGTTCTCATTCTTGTGTCTTCCATTCGAAAACATGTAATGGAACTTTATGCTGTTGTGGGAACCTCACCAACATTCCGACGAATTCGTACCTTCGCCGATCATGTTCAGATTTCTACTGACTTAGGTGATATTGGAAAATCTGGTGGGTATGATCCAGCAATTTCCGAGAACATTGGTCGTGCGGTTCACAGAGCCTTCACCAAAGAGAAGTTAGAAGAACTTTTACCACTTTGGCAAAAAAAAGATCCTTCTCATATTACGGAAATTTTGGAAATGCCACTTCTCGCTGCTACGAAAGGAAGAAATATAAAACTCCAAGCAGAAGTAGATAAACTTTCTACAGCAAAATTTCGTTATGAAAATCCGATGAAAGGTGTAATTTTACCCATTCCTAAACCAGAAGATGAAACTCCTTCTGCCAAGGATGCTTCGGTTCCAGGTGTCTCCACCGAACCAACCAGAGGTGAACTTTCTCCACTGGATCGTCAAATTGCTCAATACCGAACTGCCTTCCCTAAAGAACTAAATATGAAAACGGTCATTTCACCTATCAATGGTGTGGAGTTTGATAACTTAATCGAAGGTATGGAAATTTTGTTTCGAGTTCCAACAGAGACTCCTGAAGGTTTAACAAACGCACAAATCCTGGGCCTGATTGATGAAGAAGGTAAAATTTCAAAAGAACCAGTTGTGGGAAAGTTTCTCGGAATTGCGGGAAACAAAACAGAATATCATATCTTCGCGGAAGGTCCAAACCAGTATTTACTTCATTCCATAGAGGAACATCCTGTAAAAGTTGCCATTCCTAAACCAACCGGTATGACGGGCGGTGCAAACAAAGGTTCTGCGGCGCAAGGTGCTAAGAAAAAAGCGGGAAATGCCGCGGCACAAGAATCCAAGTCTTCAGGTGCCAACTTATTTATGTTAATGGGTGCTTTTGTTACGATTGTTCTTTTTGGAGTTTTGATTTTTGTGATGGTGATCTTGTAA
- the panB gene encoding 3-methyl-2-oxobutanoate hydroxymethyltransferase, whose amino-acid sequence MKNIILQYKKKYDAGEPISVITCYDYTFATLFNRTEIDCILVGDSLGMVIQGNHSTLPVTLDEIIYHTKAVCKGAPDKTIVADLPFLSYQTSIEEGIRSAGRVLKETNASCVKLEGDSDFIIELTKRMTESGIPVFAHLGLTPQSVHTLGGHRVQGKTEVARSKMVRKARELADAGAFALLLEMVPESLGKEITESIRIPTIGIGAGKYTSGQVLVMQDLLGLNEDFHPKFLKKFGNFAGPVKDAVNLYHREVSKREYPSEAHAFLDT is encoded by the coding sequence ATGAAAAACATTATTCTTCAGTATAAAAAAAAATACGATGCCGGAGAACCTATCTCTGTCATCACTTGTTACGATTATACTTTTGCCACTCTCTTTAACCGAACCGAAATCGATTGTATTCTTGTAGGTGATTCTTTAGGAATGGTGATCCAAGGAAATCATTCGACACTTCCCGTAACTCTGGATGAAATCATCTACCATACAAAAGCAGTTTGTAAAGGGGCACCTGATAAAACCATCGTTGCTGATTTACCATTTTTATCTTACCAAACATCCATTGAAGAGGGGATTCGTTCTGCCGGCCGTGTGCTCAAAGAAACCAATGCTTCTTGTGTCAAACTAGAAGGCGATTCCGATTTTATCATAGAACTCACCAAACGAATGACAGAATCGGGGATTCCGGTTTTTGCTCATTTAGGCCTCACACCACAATCGGTTCACACTCTCGGTGGACACCGTGTCCAAGGAAAAACCGAAGTCGCTCGCTCCAAAATGGTTCGTAAAGCCAGAGAACTTGCTGACGCAGGCGCCTTTGCCTTGTTACTCGAGATGGTTCCTGAATCTCTCGGAAAAGAAATCACCGAATCCATTCGGATTCCGACGATTGGGATTGGTGCTGGAAAATATACTTCCGGCCAAGTGCTTGTGATGCAAGACCTACTGGGTCTGAATGAAGACTTCCATCCTAAGTTTTTAAAGAAGTTTGGGAATTTTGCGGGGCCAGTGAAGGATGCGGTGAATTTATACCACCGCGAAGTTTCGAAACGTGAGTATCCATCGGAAGCCCACGCTTTTTTAGATACTTAA
- the leuS gene encoding leucine--tRNA ligase — MNYPFQDIEQKWQKHWDDNQTFRTNAHSTKPKYYCLDMFPYPSGAGLHVGHPEGYTATDIISRLKRMEGFEVLHPMGWDAFGLPAERYAMTTGVHPRTTTKNNIDTFRRQIKSLGLSYDWEREISTTHPDYYRWTQWIFLQIYNSYFDRKQNKALPIAQLIKTLESEGSVFFEGKELPKGVQFSAADWKSKSRKEKEDILSHFRLVYEANIPVNWCEALGTVLANEEVEEWTSKGYSVERKPMRQYMMRITAYAERLLNDLSLCEWPTSTLEMQRNWIGKSEGLELCFHVPHVSKDITVYTTRPDTIFGATYLVLAPEHPLVKELTTAEQKSAVEKYQKDCSLKSDLERTELNKDKTGVFTGSYASLPTDSSVKVPIYISDYVLISYGTGAIMAVPAHDQRDYDFAVKFQLPIKQVIDGKMEPNLAFDSKDSVCINSSSAEVKLDGKSYKDAFQTMTTWAEGKGIGRKKIQFKLRDWLFARQRYWGEPIPLVHFADGTPKALSESELPLVLPDLEEFKPSGTGESPLALAKDWLVYTDPVTGEVGKRETNTMPQWAGSCYYYLRYIDPRNNDKLIDPELEKAWMPVEVYVGGAEHAVLHLLYSRFWHKILFDLGHVSSPEPFQKLVHQGLILGEDKGKMSKSRGNVVNPDDVVSEFGADTLRLFEMFMGPFEMSKPWSKNGVDGVFRFLNRVWRLFHSGENETFFVEDIEPNEAELKTLHRTIKKVKDDIDNFSFNTAVSQMMIFINEFTSNPRKPKKVLEPFVLALSPFAPHLAEELWAKLGYQESLAYHPYPKWDEKYLIDANITIVIQVNGKMRGEFLAPRDIEEKEVLSLAKTVEKAKPFWEGKEIKKEIYVKGKLVNIVVAG; from the coding sequence ATGAATTATCCATTCCAAGATATTGAACAAAAATGGCAAAAACACTGGGACGACAACCAGACCTTTCGCACAAACGCCCATTCAACCAAACCTAAATACTATTGTTTAGACATGTTTCCCTACCCAAGTGGCGCTGGCCTTCACGTAGGCCACCCTGAGGGATATACAGCCACCGACATCATTTCAAGACTCAAACGAATGGAAGGATTTGAAGTCCTCCATCCTATGGGTTGGGACGCTTTTGGTCTACCCGCAGAACGATATGCGATGACGACAGGAGTCCACCCTCGCACCACAACAAAGAACAATATCGATACTTTCCGTCGCCAAATCAAAAGCCTTGGCCTTTCTTATGACTGGGAAAGAGAAATATCCACCACCCATCCCGATTATTACCGGTGGACCCAGTGGATTTTCCTGCAAATCTACAATTCCTACTTTGACAGAAAACAAAACAAAGCCCTCCCGATTGCTCAACTCATCAAAACTTTGGAATCAGAAGGATCTGTGTTTTTTGAAGGAAAGGAACTCCCGAAAGGAGTGCAGTTCTCTGCTGCCGATTGGAAGTCCAAATCCCGCAAAGAAAAAGAAGATATTTTATCCCATTTCCGATTGGTGTATGAAGCCAATATCCCAGTCAACTGGTGTGAAGCTCTCGGAACCGTTCTTGCCAACGAAGAAGTGGAAGAATGGACATCGAAAGGGTATTCTGTAGAAAGAAAACCCATGCGCCAATACATGATGCGCATCACAGCTTACGCCGAACGTTTGCTAAATGATCTTTCTCTTTGTGAATGGCCTACTTCCACTTTGGAGATGCAAAGAAATTGGATTGGGAAATCAGAAGGATTGGAACTGTGTTTCCACGTTCCTCACGTTTCCAAAGACATCACCGTTTATACAACAAGACCTGATACCATTTTTGGTGCTACTTACCTTGTCCTTGCTCCAGAACACCCATTGGTAAAAGAACTCACCACTGCAGAACAAAAATCCGCTGTCGAGAAATACCAAAAAGATTGTTCCTTAAAAAGTGATTTGGAAAGAACCGAACTGAATAAAGATAAAACCGGAGTTTTTACAGGATCTTATGCTAGTTTGCCTACGGATTCCTCTGTAAAAGTTCCTATTTATATTTCCGATTATGTTTTAATCTCTTATGGAACCGGTGCCATTATGGCCGTTCCTGCTCATGACCAAAGAGACTATGACTTTGCCGTGAAGTTCCAACTTCCGATCAAACAAGTGATCGATGGAAAAATGGAACCAAACCTTGCTTTTGATTCAAAAGACTCTGTTTGTATCAACTCTTCTTCCGCAGAAGTTAAGTTAGATGGTAAATCTTACAAAGACGCCTTCCAAACAATGACAACTTGGGCGGAAGGAAAAGGAATTGGTCGCAAAAAAATCCAATTCAAACTCAGAGATTGGTTATTTGCCAGACAAAGGTATTGGGGTGAACCCATTCCACTCGTTCACTTTGCTGATGGAACTCCGAAAGCCCTCTCTGAATCAGAACTTCCTTTAGTTCTACCTGACCTAGAAGAATTCAAACCTTCGGGAACTGGTGAATCTCCCCTTGCCTTAGCAAAAGATTGGCTTGTATACACGGATCCTGTAACGGGAGAAGTAGGAAAAAGAGAAACCAATACCATGCCGCAATGGGCAGGTTCTTGTTATTATTACTTAAGGTATATCGATCCAAGAAACAACGATAAACTCATTGATCCAGAGCTGGAAAAAGCTTGGATGCCTGTCGAGGTTTATGTAGGCGGGGCAGAACACGCCGTATTACACTTGCTATACTCAAGATTCTGGCATAAAATCCTTTTTGATTTAGGGCATGTTTCGTCCCCAGAACCTTTCCAAAAGTTAGTCCACCAAGGTCTCATTCTCGGTGAAGATAAAGGAAAAATGTCAAAGTCAAGGGGGAACGTTGTCAATCCAGATGACGTTGTTTCTGAATTTGGTGCTGACACACTCCGACTTTTTGAAATGTTTATGGGTCCGTTTGAAATGTCCAAACCTTGGAGTAAAAACGGAGTGGATGGGGTGTTTCGATTTTTAAATCGAGTTTGGAGACTTTTTCATTCTGGTGAAAACGAAACTTTCTTTGTAGAAGATATCGAACCAAACGAAGCCGAACTCAAAACTCTTCATCGTACCATTAAAAAAGTAAAAGACGATATCGATAATTTCTCATTCAACACAGCTGTGTCACAAATGATGATCTTCATCAATGAGTTCACAAGTAATCCAAGAAAACCTAAAAAAGTTTTAGAACCTTTTGTTCTGGCTCTTTCTCCATTTGCACCTCATTTGGCGGAAGAACTTTGGGCGAAACTCGGTTATCAAGAATCTCTTGCTTACCATCCTTATCCAAAATGGGATGAGAAGTATTTAATTGATGCCAACATCACAATCGTGATTCAAGTGAATGGAAAGATGCGAGGAGAGTTCCTTGCACCTAGAGACATTGAAGAGAAGGAAGTTTTGAGCCTTGCCAAAACAGTGGAAAAAGCAAAACCATTTTGGGAAGGCAAAGAAATCAAAAAAGAAATCTATGTGAAGGGAAAACTCGTTAATATCGTAGTTGCCGGGTGA
- a CDS encoding ATP-binding protein — MNLSEITAIRDGNPQCKTCGGVGITLAEHVRGSRSGALVLCHCIGSDCNTCESKGQAPFMTFDRKLDKMLPCVCHNARFSLRNWENLVEKANIPARYRFQFLSNIDIGDTANDPDMSFIIAHDWANELVHKFKNADFSPQGFYLWGGTGSGKTLLACVILNELIFRYGITCKYAKVNKDFLSAIRDTYQSDSETHGQERSIEREFANVDVLVIDDFGVQKESEFNNRKLYDLIDSRYEQEKLTLLTSNHSLVEWRDRGQGRIYSRLMEMTKEIELKCPDYRTKFVKR, encoded by the coding sequence ATGAATTTATCCGAAATTACTGCCATCCGGGACGGAAATCCACAGTGTAAAACCTGTGGTGGGGTTGGAATTACCTTAGCGGAACATGTTCGCGGCTCTCGTTCTGGTGCTCTTGTTCTTTGCCATTGTATTGGGAGTGACTGTAACACTTGTGAGTCGAAGGGACAGGCACCTTTTATGACTTTTGATAGGAAGTTGGACAAAATGCTTCCTTGTGTTTGTCATAATGCCCGATTCTCCCTTCGCAATTGGGAAAATTTGGTCGAAAAAGCCAACATTCCTGCAAGGTATCGCTTCCAATTTTTGTCCAATATCGACATTGGAGACACAGCCAATGATCCAGATATGTCCTTTATCATTGCTCACGACTGGGCAAACGAACTGGTTCATAAATTTAAAAATGCAGATTTTTCCCCACAAGGATTTTACCTTTGGGGTGGGACTGGATCTGGGAAAACCTTACTTGCTTGCGTCATATTAAATGAACTCATCTTTCGTTATGGAATTACTTGTAAGTATGCAAAGGTGAATAAAGATTTTTTATCAGCCATTCGTGATACTTACCAATCCGATAGCGAAACCCATGGACAAGAACGTTCCATCGAAAGGGAATTTGCAAACGTTGATGTACTTGTGATTGATGATTTTGGTGTCCAAAAAGAATCCGAATTCAACAATAGAAAGTTATACGATCTAATTGATAGCCGTTATGAACAAGAAAAACTCACACTTCTCACTTCAAACCATTCTTTAGTGGAGTGGAGAGACAGAGGCCAAGGTCGAATTTATTCACGGCTTATGGAAATGACAAAGGAAATTGAACTCAAGTGTCCGGACTATCGGACTAAGTTTGTAAAGAGGTAA
- a CDS encoding ABC transporter permease, with the protein MKASLFRFYLKRELFSRFRYSLLIVVSITLGVGSVIGIHSYKDNTANAIRREAKSIMGADIALQSPQEITKTAEKLVETSLPKGSETSASIQFLSMISNESGEENSLSFIKAVETNYPFYGEMKTEPESAYRNLKPNQVLLDKSLVENLKLKIGDRVRLGDSLLMLAGVVVKEPGAVGSFVGSAPGSIIRRDTANQTGLVQRGSRIRYTIYAKFPESVDSLGWKDKEFEALIKEDLTIYHNTEVNSGSQQFIKNTFDYMALLALAGFFLGAISVYTAVRTRLLEKRNEIAILMCLGAKPNLILLLVFAEIFILSILGTTLGLVLGYGIQSVLPDISGLMSVETGIAFGLSFSSLLWSVVLGVVLPLLISIPLVLETRSVKPLAALKEVESQTSGNLSTSKWQFGSFLLIYLLFTSLAILETESFFKGILFTLVLLTLPVLVYGLYILFGLLITKISKLGWLSKEWSLVTKKVTRKSGALRLSIIGLGSALFILTLSLILQESLLELSGAREIERRPNMFLLDIRETQKNDLLTAIKAFPVEKQYLAPVIGARLSKVNGEPIKKEDTIKNAMDRNWRATARTREYFLSYRDELYDTEEVTKGSFWEESGRNEISVERDFAGYLQAGVGDELTFNVQGREVSGKISNLRSVNWADMKPNFVVLFSKGILEKAPRFYIVSLLIDSSENRYQLQKVIVNQFPNITVIDTEKTIQAFMGILEKVTQMMALMTAFILAASFVLVFTTLYASQSERKREFALLRVIGANSRFMVKHFLREALLVSVISFLLGLVYSIVSNEVLNRSVLELRSVYPYGQLVFVFLGICFVTVSLYALGLFSFFRMPTKTVLKEIK; encoded by the coding sequence ATGAAAGCATCTTTGTTTCGTTTTTATCTAAAACGTGAGCTTTTCTCTAGGTTTCGGTATTCTTTACTCATTGTAGTCTCCATCACTCTCGGTGTGGGTTCTGTGATTGGAATCCATTCTTACAAAGACAATACGGCAAATGCCATTAGAAGAGAGGCAAAATCAATTATGGGGGCCGATATTGCCCTCCAATCCCCCCAAGAAATCACAAAAACAGCAGAAAAATTGGTCGAAACAAGCCTTCCAAAGGGTTCGGAGACCAGTGCTTCCATCCAATTTTTATCCATGATTTCCAATGAATCAGGGGAAGAAAACTCTCTTAGTTTTATCAAAGCGGTAGAGACCAATTATCCTTTTTACGGGGAAATGAAAACCGAACCGGAGTCTGCGTATCGTAATTTAAAACCAAACCAAGTTCTACTCGATAAGTCTCTTGTGGAAAATCTCAAACTAAAAATTGGTGATCGAGTGCGGTTGGGTGATAGTTTGCTCATGTTAGCTGGTGTTGTGGTCAAAGAACCGGGTGCTGTGGGATCTTTTGTAGGTTCGGCTCCGGGTTCCATCATTCGGAGAGATACCGCCAACCAAACAGGACTTGTGCAGAGAGGAAGTCGGATTCGTTATACCATCTATGCGAAATTTCCTGAATCTGTAGACAGTTTGGGTTGGAAGGACAAAGAGTTTGAAGCCCTCATCAAAGAAGATTTAACCATCTATCACAATACAGAAGTCAATTCGGGATCCCAACAGTTTATCAAAAACACTTTTGATTATATGGCACTCCTGGCTCTGGCAGGATTTTTTTTAGGAGCCATATCTGTTTATACAGCAGTAAGAACTCGGTTACTTGAAAAACGAAACGAAATTGCAATCCTTATGTGTCTTGGTGCCAAACCCAATTTGATTTTACTTTTGGTTTTTGCTGAAATATTCATTTTATCAATACTAGGAACCACTCTTGGACTTGTCCTTGGATATGGAATCCAATCTGTTTTACCCGATATCAGCGGACTGATGTCAGTAGAAACTGGTATTGCCTTTGGCCTTTCTTTTTCTTCTCTTCTATGGAGTGTGGTTCTTGGAGTGGTGTTACCACTTCTTATCTCTATTCCTCTTGTTTTAGAAACAAGATCGGTAAAACCTTTAGCTGCTTTAAAAGAAGTGGAATCACAAACCAGTGGGAATTTATCCACATCCAAATGGCAATTCGGATCCTTTCTTTTGATTTATCTTTTGTTTACCAGTCTTGCCATTCTTGAAACAGAAAGTTTCTTTAAAGGAATTCTTTTTACATTAGTTTTGTTAACTTTGCCAGTCCTTGTGTACGGATTGTACATATTGTTTGGACTTCTCATCACAAAAATTTCCAAACTCGGTTGGTTGTCCAAAGAATGGAGTCTTGTGACTAAAAAAGTCACTCGTAAATCAGGAGCTTTACGACTTTCTATCATTGGTCTTGGATCGGCTCTGTTTATCCTCACTTTATCACTGATCTTACAAGAGAGTTTACTCGAACTGAGTGGTGCCCGTGAGATTGAACGTAGACCCAATATGTTTCTTTTGGACATTCGAGAGACTCAAAAAAATGACCTCCTAACGGCAATTAAGGCCTTTCCTGTGGAGAAACAATACTTGGCTCCTGTGATTGGCGCGAGGCTTTCCAAAGTCAATGGAGAGCCCATTAAAAAAGAGGATACCATCAAAAATGCAATGGATCGTAATTGGCGAGCCACCGCAAGAACCCGGGAATATTTTTTGTCCTATCGGGACGAGTTGTATGATACGGAAGAGGTGACCAAAGGGTCCTTTTGGGAGGAATCAGGGCGAAATGAAATTTCGGTAGAACGGGACTTTGCTGGGTATTTGCAAGCGGGAGTGGGTGATGAGCTGACTTTTAATGTCCAAGGCCGTGAAGTTTCTGGAAAAATATCAAACTTACGTTCGGTGAACTGGGCCGATATGAAACCAAACTTTGTTGTGCTTTTTTCTAAGGGAATTTTGGAGAAAGCGCCTAGGTTTTATATAGTTTCCTTACTCATTGATTCTAGTGAAAACAGATACCAATTACAAAAGGTCATTGTGAATCAGTTTCCGAATATCACAGTGATTGATACGGAAAAAACCATCCAAGCCTTTATGGGAATTCTTGAGAAGGTCACACAGATGATGGCACTTATGACTGCTTTTATTTTGGCAGCTTCCTTTGTTCTCGTATTTACAACGTTATATGCCAGCCAATCGGAAAGGAAACGTGAATTTGCTTTGTTACGAGTGATTGGTGCCAACAGTCGTTTTATGGTAAAACATTTTCTCAGGGAAGCCTTACTTGTTTCTGTGATTTCATTTTTACTGGGACTTGTTTATTCCATAGTATCCAACGAAGTTCTCAATCGTTCGGTTTTAGAACTAAGAAGTGTTTATCCTTACGGACAATTGGTGTTTGTGTTCTTAGGAATTTGTTTTGTTACGGTGAGTTTATACGCACTCGGACTATTTAGTTTCTTTCGAATGCCAACGAAGACGGTTCTTAAGGAAATTAAATAA
- the fcpA gene encoding flagellar coiling protein FcpA, with protein sequence MKIIKYLLILQLVSGFSVLFAQTQPANAQDSQAAKDQVDELLKGELVPENDDAELTEDQKKRKKEIMEQESLWKNPDFKGYNKTFQELHQLSKTFANNQFRLALSNYQSGVNTVMKNRDWVEQYRKEEAEKKRLDEKWYWQKVDRKAREERVVYREKMKAKQDALNYFSKSINHLDEIKNPDLRERPEFKRLLSDVYRSWIMAEYDLQNLPQTIPILELYIEIDDNEKEYPAHKYLASAYSFEENMIKKTKGPDDMLFKYRYKKNVHLLRATELKYGKDSPEYKHIVNVINRDEVISVAQ encoded by the coding sequence ATGAAGATTATTAAGTATCTCCTTATTCTCCAACTGGTGTCCGGCTTCAGTGTGCTTTTCGCACAAACTCAGCCTGCGAACGCTCAAGATAGCCAAGCGGCTAAAGACCAAGTCGACGAACTTCTCAAAGGCGAACTCGTTCCTGAGAATGACGATGCGGAACTTACCGAAGACCAAAAAAAGAGAAAGAAAGAAATTATGGAACAGGAATCTCTTTGGAAGAATCCTGATTTTAAAGGGTATAACAAAACTTTCCAAGAGTTACACCAACTTTCTAAAACTTTTGCAAACAACCAATTCCGTTTAGCACTTTCTAACTACCAATCCGGTGTTAACACCGTTATGAAAAATAGAGATTGGGTAGAGCAGTACCGCAAAGAAGAAGCTGAAAAGAAACGCTTAGATGAAAAATGGTACTGGCAAAAAGTTGATCGTAAAGCTAGAGAAGAACGCGTTGTTTACCGTGAAAAAATGAAAGCGAAACAAGACGCTCTCAACTACTTCTCTAAATCGATCAATCACCTTGATGAAATTAAAAACCCTGACTTAAGAGAAAGACCTGAGTTCAAAAGACTTCTTTCTGACGTTTATCGTTCTTGGATTATGGCTGAGTATGACCTTCAAAATCTTCCTCAAACCATCCCAATTCTTGAACTTTACATCGAAATCGATGATAACGAGAAAGAATATCCTGCTCACAAGTATCTTGCAAGTGCATATAGCTTCGAAGAAAACATGATCAAAAAGACAAAAGGTCCAGATGATATGCTCTTCAAGTATCGTTACAAAAAGAACGTTCACTTATTACGTGCCACTGAGTTAAAATATGGAAAAGATTCTCCTGAATACAAACATATCGTTAACGTAATCAACCGAGATGAGGTTATTTCGGTAGCACAATAA
- the folK gene encoding 2-amino-4-hydroxy-6-hydroxymethyldihydropteridine diphosphokinase, giving the protein MKYSNIAFLSLGSNIGDRHHFMDQAIWEISTLPEVQILKQSERLETAPLENTNQPYFLNQILKVMVSSAFTLPCLLDSLQGIEDKLGRKRRSWKGPREIDIDILTYESVVMKTDFLHLPHHSLYSRPFIKQLLTDMGEIGVYALFLELNHEKHYSSV; this is encoded by the coding sequence ATGAAGTATTCCAATATTGCCTTTTTGTCTCTGGGTTCTAACATCGGTGACAGGCACCATTTTATGGATCAGGCAATTTGGGAAATTTCTACCTTACCAGAAGTGCAAATTTTAAAACAATCGGAAAGATTGGAAACGGCCCCACTTGAGAATACAAACCAACCTTATTTTCTAAATCAAATTTTAAAGGTGATGGTTTCTTCTGCCTTCACTCTTCCTTGTTTGTTGGATTCTCTCCAAGGGATCGAAGACAAACTGGGTCGAAAACGTAGGTCTTGGAAAGGGCCAAGAGAAATTGATATCGATATCCTTACCTACGAATCAGTGGTAATGAAAACAGATTTTTTACACCTGCCTCACCATTCGCTTTATTCAAGACCATTCATTAAACAACTATTAACCGATATGGGAGAAATTGGAGTGTATGCACTCTTTTTGGAACTAAACCATGAAAAACATTATTCTTCAGTATAA
- a CDS encoding ABC transporter ATP-binding protein — MLEFKNVFKSFHNESETIDVLKNISFRIETGEFVAIIGPSGSGKSTLLGVAAGLDKPDTGIVALDGTDVTKENESNLADLRADKIGFIFQNFQLLPGLNAIENVGIPLYLKSSLSEAEILKKSEKILESVAMSHRATHFPKQLSGGEEQRIAIARSFVNDPKIIFADEPTANLDFKNSKTVLDLLLYRNKEQGTTLVVVTHDPDVAKLADRVLEMKDGEIISDSRNKKQSKSGSLKKLATKKTTKQKNTNVTSKQARR; from the coding sequence GTGTTGGAATTTAAAAATGTGTTTAAGTCATTTCACAATGAATCAGAAACGATTGATGTGTTGAAAAATATTTCATTTCGCATTGAAACAGGCGAATTTGTAGCGATTATAGGCCCATCTGGATCAGGTAAATCAACACTTCTAGGTGTAGCGGCTGGTCTAGATAAACCTGATACAGGGATTGTGGCACTGGATGGAACCGATGTTACCAAGGAAAATGAATCAAATTTAGCTGATTTACGTGCTGATAAGATTGGTTTTATCTTTCAGAACTTTCAATTACTTCCTGGACTCAATGCCATTGAAAATGTAGGGATTCCCTTATACTTAAAATCTTCTCTGTCAGAGGCTGAGATTTTAAAAAAATCAGAAAAAATATTAGAATCTGTTGCTATGTCACACAGAGCCACACACTTCCCAAAACAATTGTCAGGTGGTGAAGAGCAAAGAATTGCCATCGCAAGAAGTTTTGTGAACGATCCAAAGATTATTTTCGCAGATGAACCGACAGCTAATTTAGATTTCAAAAATAGTAAAACAGTTTTGGATCTTTTGTTATATAGAAATAAAGAACAAGGCACAACTTTAGTTGTAGTCACTCATGATCCAGACGTAGCAAAACTTGCAGATCGTGTTTTAGAAATGAAAGATGGGGAAATTATTTCAGATTCAAGGAACAAAAAACAAAGTAAGTCGGGTTCTTTGAAAAAACTGGCTACAAAAAAGACCACCAAACAAAAAAATACGAACGTTACTTCTAAGCAGGCGCGTCGATGA